The following coding sequences lie in one Lysobacter capsici genomic window:
- the corA gene encoding magnesium/cobalt transporter CorA — protein MKDPALPQCVINCAAYGRDGTRRDITLDAISDVLAVDDGSFVWVGLYEPDEGILEKLQEEFCLHDLAVEDAHNAHQRPKIESYGNSLFVAIHTAQKIDNRIRFGETHMFVGPRYLVTVRHGASISYKAARARMEREPDLLEHGPGAALYAVFDSVVDNFMPIVEGFTQELNELEKDIFAEDFSKETVQELYDLKRELTRLRMAVAPLQDILGQLARSRGGLIDEEIQLYFRDVLDHAVRINETTDTLREMLTAAVSVNLSLVTVRQGETVKRLGAWAALLAAPTLITSWYGMNFKYMPELEGQWSYGILVGVIALTCVVLYVGFKRAKWL, from the coding sequence ATGAAAGATCCCGCCCTGCCCCAATGCGTCATCAACTGCGCGGCCTACGGCCGCGACGGTACCCGCCGCGACATCACCCTGGACGCGATCAGCGACGTGCTCGCGGTCGACGACGGCAGCTTCGTCTGGGTCGGCCTGTACGAACCCGACGAAGGCATCCTGGAAAAACTGCAGGAGGAGTTCTGCCTGCACGACCTCGCGGTCGAGGACGCGCACAACGCGCATCAGCGGCCGAAGATCGAGTCCTACGGCAACTCGCTGTTCGTCGCCATCCACACCGCGCAGAAGATCGACAACCGCATCCGCTTCGGCGAGACGCATATGTTCGTCGGCCCGCGCTATCTGGTCACCGTGCGCCACGGCGCCTCGATCAGCTACAAGGCCGCGCGCGCGCGCATGGAGCGCGAGCCGGACTTGCTCGAACACGGACCGGGCGCGGCGCTGTACGCGGTGTTCGACAGCGTGGTCGACAATTTCATGCCGATCGTCGAGGGCTTCACCCAAGAGCTCAACGAGCTGGAAAAGGACATCTTCGCCGAGGATTTCAGCAAGGAGACCGTGCAGGAACTGTACGACCTCAAGCGCGAACTGACCCGGCTGCGGATGGCGGTGGCGCCGCTGCAGGACATCCTCGGCCAGCTCGCGCGTTCGCGCGGCGGGCTGATCGACGAAGAGATCCAGCTGTATTTCCGCGACGTGCTCGATCACGCCGTGCGCATCAACGAAACCACCGACACCTTGCGCGAGATGCTGACCGCCGCGGTCAGCGTGAACCTGTCGCTGGTCACCGTTCGCCAGGGCGAGACGGTCAAGCGCCTGGGCGCCTGGGCCGCGCTGCTGGCCGCGCCGACCTTGATCACCAGTTGGTACGGCATGAACTTCAAGTACATGCCCGAGCTGGAAGGCCAGTGGAGCTACGGGATTCTGGTCGGGGTGATCGCGCTGACTTGCGTGGTGCTGTATGTCGGGTTCAAGCGGGCTAAGTGGCTTTGA
- a CDS encoding DUF4105 domain-containing protein — MTFLPRFVRLFALASLLSLSAAVFAAPADAPPDAPRPAESKPADPKPADSKPAAPAPAAPAPTGPQPPRVGMVTMQPGQEFWSRFGHDALVVLDPNTDKAISYNFGYFDPSEPDFVPRFIRNDMRYRLLALPFEADIGQYGLEGRGVSVQWLDLTPAQAREIAEALRVNALPENSHYRYQYFDDNCATRVRDAIDTALGGGLRRQIEGRSHGNTLRSEALRLSKPEPWMWLVLDVMMGPEADKPVPVWAESYVPGRLAAALREVKNNEGRPLVAEERQLLPHQISPDPEATPLPWWPWALTGLVLGAALAWIGDRSPRVLAVVALPLWGVLGLIGAVLVYAWVDTNHNYIWANRNLLLFNPLCLLLWFGGFRALRGRETGPVFVWLTALVALSSVAALFMYWLPVYPQRNAHWIALWLPIHTGLWLGFRNAARLRLA, encoded by the coding sequence GTGACCTTCCTGCCCCGTTTCGTCCGGCTGTTCGCCCTGGCCAGTTTGCTGTCGCTGTCCGCCGCGGTCTTCGCCGCTCCCGCTGATGCGCCGCCGGATGCGCCAAGACCCGCCGAGTCAAAACCGGCCGACCCAAAGCCCGCCGACTCGAAACCCGCCGCACCCGCCCCCGCCGCACCGGCCCCGACCGGCCCGCAGCCGCCGCGCGTGGGCATGGTCACCATGCAACCGGGCCAGGAGTTCTGGTCGCGCTTCGGCCACGACGCGCTCGTGGTGCTCGACCCGAACACCGACAAGGCGATCTCCTATAACTTCGGCTACTTCGACCCGAGCGAGCCCGACTTCGTCCCGCGCTTCATCCGCAACGACATGCGCTACCGCCTGCTCGCGCTGCCGTTCGAGGCCGACATCGGCCAGTACGGGCTGGAAGGCCGCGGCGTGTCGGTACAGTGGCTCGACCTCACCCCGGCGCAGGCGCGCGAGATCGCCGAGGCGCTGCGGGTCAACGCGCTGCCGGAGAATTCCCACTACCGCTACCAGTACTTCGACGACAACTGCGCCACCCGCGTGCGCGACGCGATCGACACCGCGCTCGGCGGCGGGCTGCGGCGCCAGATCGAAGGCCGCTCGCACGGCAACACCCTGCGTAGCGAGGCGCTGCGCCTGTCCAAGCCCGAGCCGTGGATGTGGCTGGTGCTGGACGTGATGATGGGCCCGGAAGCCGACAAGCCGGTGCCGGTGTGGGCCGAGTCCTACGTGCCCGGCCGCCTCGCCGCGGCCCTGCGCGAGGTCAAGAACAACGAAGGCCGGCCGCTGGTGGCCGAGGAACGCCAGTTGCTGCCGCACCAGATTTCGCCCGACCCCGAGGCCACCCCGCTGCCGTGGTGGCCGTGGGCGCTGACCGGCCTGGTGCTGGGCGCGGCATTGGCCTGGATCGGCGACCGCAGCCCGCGCGTGCTCGCCGTCGTCGCGCTGCCGCTGTGGGGCGTGCTCGGGCTGATCGGCGCGGTCTTGGTCTATGCCTGGGTCGACACCAACCACAACTACATCTGGGCCAACCGCAACCTGCTGCTGTTCAACCCGCTGTGCCTGCTGCTGTGGTTCGGCGGGTTCCGCGCGCTGCGCGGGCGCGAGACCGGGCCGGTGTTCGTGTGGCTGACCGCGCTGGTCGCGCTGAGCAGCGTGGCGGCGTTGTTCATGTATTGGCTGCCGGTGTACCCGCAGCGCAACGCTCACTGGATCGCCCTGTGGCTGCCGATCCACACGGGCCTGTGGCTGGGCTTCCGCAACGCCGCCCGATTGCGACTGGCCTGA
- a CDS encoding HlyC/CorC family transporter, with protein MSEDDSSSTHPPEHHEKRRSWLDRISSALSGEPSSREDLVELLRDAQSDGLIAADTLRMMEGAIAVSDLTVGDVMIPRSQMIALPADAKFLDLMKMVVESGHSRFPVHGEDKDEILGILLAKDLLRGVVADNGPGSIHELLRPAVLIPESKRLDVLLREFRQSRNHMAIVIDEHGGVAGLLTIEDVLEQIVGEIDDEHDEAENPDALIAAQADGQYVVDALTPIDDFNERFGAHFDDDEYDTIGGLVTAAIGHLPEAGEELTLDRFVFRVASADARRVHAFHVGVLGSL; from the coding sequence ATGTCCGAGGACGACAGTAGTAGCACCCACCCGCCGGAACACCACGAGAAACGGCGCTCCTGGCTCGACCGCATCAGCTCCGCGCTGTCGGGCGAACCCAGTTCCCGCGAAGATCTGGTCGAGTTGTTGCGCGACGCGCAATCCGACGGGCTGATCGCTGCCGACACCTTGCGCATGATGGAAGGCGCGATCGCGGTGTCCGACCTCACCGTCGGCGATGTGATGATCCCGCGCTCGCAGATGATCGCGCTGCCGGCCGATGCCAAGTTCCTCGACCTGATGAAGATGGTGGTCGAGTCCGGCCATTCGCGCTTCCCGGTGCATGGCGAGGACAAGGACGAGATTCTCGGCATCCTGCTGGCCAAGGACCTGCTGCGCGGCGTGGTCGCCGACAACGGTCCGGGCAGCATCCACGAGCTGCTGCGCCCGGCGGTGCTGATTCCCGAATCCAAGCGCCTGGACGTGCTGCTGCGCGAGTTCCGCCAGTCGCGCAATCACATGGCGATCGTGATCGACGAGCACGGCGGCGTCGCCGGCCTGCTCACGATCGAGGACGTGCTGGAACAGATCGTCGGCGAGATCGACGACGAGCACGACGAAGCCGAGAACCCCGACGCCTTGATCGCGGCCCAGGCCGACGGTCAGTACGTGGTCGATGCGCTGACCCCGATCGACGATTTCAACGAACGCTTCGGCGCGCATTTCGACGACGACGAGTACGACACGATCGGCGGCCTGGTGACCGCGGCGATCGGGCATCTGCCCGAGGCCGGCGAGGAACTGACCCTGGACCGTTTCGTGTTCCGCGTGGCCAGCGCCGATGCGCGGCGGGTGCATGCGTTTCATGTCGGGGTGTTGGGCAGTCTGTGA
- a CDS encoding GspH/FimT family pseudopilin, translated as MSQENVEAEMHTRHTGGFTVIELLVAVALIGILAAFAVPSMRDAWNSNRVAVSANELVAAVSLARNVGFRNSHGGHACASVDGTSCSDDWSDGWIVWTDRDGDGTPSSAEVLRQVSAPGRIEIIATGLPGRGNVLSFDERGRLVGAASPRFTLTPMTCTPGAVIVRRIVVSRSGRVQLDRDVCV; from the coding sequence ATGTCTCAGGAGAACGTGGAAGCGGAAATGCACACTCGTCATACCGGCGGCTTTACCGTGATCGAACTGTTGGTTGCCGTCGCGCTCATCGGAATTCTGGCCGCGTTCGCGGTGCCGAGCATGCGCGATGCCTGGAATTCCAACCGTGTCGCCGTATCGGCCAATGAACTGGTCGCCGCGGTCAGCCTCGCTCGCAATGTGGGGTTCCGTAACTCGCACGGTGGCCATGCCTGCGCCAGTGTCGACGGAACGAGTTGCAGCGACGATTGGAGCGACGGCTGGATCGTATGGACCGATCGCGACGGCGATGGGACGCCTTCCTCGGCCGAGGTACTGCGTCAGGTATCGGCCCCGGGTCGAATCGAAATCATCGCGACCGGTCTGCCCGGTCGCGGCAACGTGCTCTCATTCGACGAGCGCGGCCGCCTCGTGGGAGCGGCGTCACCCCGCTTTACCCTCACACCGATGACATGCACTCCCGGCGCCGTAATCGTCCGCAGGATCGTGGTGAGCAGAAGCGGACGTGTCCAGCTGGATCGTGACGTCTGCGTTTGA
- a CDS encoding GspH/FimT family pseudopilin has product MHMRRMRGLSLVEVVVALMIATLLLGVALPALGRIVDRAHVAHTQTLLGESFLTATRQAVASGSVTIICPVNETGDCKETMDWSGGWLIFADIDNDRRAGRHDIVIRRFAPVAGGLRLYSTEGRKRIVFQPQGDSAGTNVTFTLCSRRPNAIGSLALSNAGRFRVAEVTADNDRLCI; this is encoded by the coding sequence ATGCATATGCGGCGGATGCGAGGATTGTCTCTTGTCGAAGTGGTGGTGGCGCTGATGATCGCCACGCTGTTGCTGGGGGTCGCACTGCCCGCACTGGGCCGGATCGTCGATCGCGCCCATGTCGCCCACACGCAAACCCTGCTGGGCGAAAGTTTTCTGACCGCGACGCGCCAGGCGGTGGCCAGTGGAAGCGTCACCATCATCTGCCCTGTGAATGAGACAGGCGATTGCAAGGAAACGATGGACTGGAGCGGAGGTTGGCTGATCTTCGCCGACATCGACAACGATCGACGAGCCGGCCGCCATGACATCGTGATCCGGCGCTTCGCACCGGTCGCTGGCGGCTTGCGGCTGTACAGCACTGAAGGCCGCAAGCGCATCGTCTTTCAACCACAAGGCGACAGCGCGGGAACCAATGTCACGTTCACTCTCTGCTCGCGCCGGCCCAATGCGATCGGGTCGCTTGCACTTTCGAACGCGGGACGATTCCGTGTCGCCGAGGTCACCGCCGATAACGATCGGCTATGTATCTAG
- a CDS encoding GspH/FimT family pseudopilin yields MKSKRSAGFTLLELIVAVTVAAIMLAMAVPSLVSTINRNRLSGTANELVASLQYARLEAIKRNASVEVCRSADQSTCSSGSGPWAAWIVVVPDGDGNGTANDSRVLQSFQVKSPVEVRSAVGNGKFTYRPDGFARASDAPRGAFLNTSFDICIATRYPAQNLRRVRLVSGGRVATDSLDGNGRCS; encoded by the coding sequence ATGAAATCGAAGCGTTCCGCCGGATTCACGCTGCTCGAGTTGATAGTCGCGGTGACCGTGGCCGCCATCATGTTGGCCATGGCGGTGCCCAGCCTGGTTTCCACCATCAACCGCAACCGACTCAGCGGAACCGCCAACGAACTGGTCGCTTCGTTGCAGTACGCGCGCTTGGAGGCCATCAAGCGCAACGCCAGCGTCGAAGTCTGCCGAAGCGCCGATCAAAGCACGTGCAGCAGCGGCTCCGGGCCTTGGGCCGCCTGGATCGTGGTCGTCCCCGACGGCGACGGTAACGGCACGGCCAATGATTCGCGAGTGCTTCAGTCCTTCCAGGTGAAATCGCCGGTCGAAGTCCGCAGCGCAGTCGGCAACGGCAAATTCACCTATCGGCCGGACGGATTCGCGCGTGCCAGCGATGCGCCTCGCGGCGCTTTCCTGAACACCAGTTTCGATATTTGCATCGCGACCAGGTATCCGGCGCAGAACCTGCGCCGCGTGCGGCTGGTTTCCGGCGGACGCGTCGCGACCGATTCCCTCGACGGCAATGGACGGTGCAGTTGA
- the pilV gene encoding type IV pilus modification protein PilV, whose translation MAKPSRRLQAGVGLVEILVAVLVLGFGLLGVAAMQSLALRNSQSSMQRTQAVVQAYAIVDSMRANAAEAKKGAYNMAAPRCANGVIPKPDSTATLAVADQAAWMQGLAASLGARDSTCGQVTCDSAGVCTVNVRWDDTRGGTAGGESNADKLTYTLQVRL comes from the coding sequence ATGGCTAAGCCCTCGCGGCGCCTGCAGGCCGGCGTCGGTCTGGTCGAAATTCTGGTCGCGGTGCTGGTGCTGGGTTTCGGCCTACTGGGCGTGGCCGCGATGCAGAGCCTTGCGTTGAGGAACAGCCAGAGTTCCATGCAGCGCACCCAGGCCGTCGTGCAGGCCTATGCCATCGTCGATTCGATGCGCGCCAACGCCGCAGAGGCCAAGAAGGGCGCCTACAACATGGCCGCGCCGCGCTGCGCGAATGGCGTGATACCCAAGCCCGACTCGACCGCGACCCTGGCCGTCGCCGACCAGGCGGCATGGATGCAGGGCCTTGCCGCGAGTTTGGGCGCGCGCGATTCGACCTGCGGTCAGGTGACTTGCGACAGCGCCGGCGTCTGTACGGTCAACGTGCGCTGGGACGATACGCGTGGCGGGACCGCCGGCGGCGAATCGAATGCGGACAAATTGACTTACACCTTGCAGGTACGGCTATGA
- a CDS encoding PilW family protein codes for MSAPWYRPSAARRASGFSVIELMIALVLGLLLTMGALSIFLSGRAAFRTTEDLSRVQEAGRIAFELMARDVREAGANHCASTIRLGNVVTERDNAFWTNWNNSLTGVGGSTAFATPAFGFGSAAGSRASGTDGLEIHSTEDLGLYLTAPMTAKDSDLTVSAVPGDVKANDVLMVCDFRLASVFKATSVGANAIAHGSGGNCSAGFSRETALLCKDDSAIPDASWHRYGASAIVVRPHLVRWFVGNNDSGGRSLYRALVDSKGIQSTPDEVAEGVNQMDLTYLVNGRTDYQPAASIAAADWVKVKAARVVLTLESERKSGVGNESISRSVTAVLAMRNRNL; via the coding sequence ATGAGCGCCCCCTGGTATCGCCCGAGCGCGGCGCGCCGAGCATCGGGTTTCAGTGTGATCGAACTGATGATCGCCCTGGTGCTCGGATTGCTGTTGACCATGGGGGCGCTGTCGATCTTCCTGTCCGGGCGGGCCGCGTTTCGTACGACTGAAGATTTGTCTCGTGTGCAGGAAGCCGGGCGCATCGCCTTCGAGTTGATGGCCAGAGACGTGCGCGAAGCCGGCGCAAACCACTGTGCGTCCACGATTCGTCTCGGCAACGTGGTAACGGAGCGCGACAACGCATTCTGGACGAACTGGAACAACAGTCTGACCGGCGTTGGAGGTTCAACCGCATTCGCCACGCCCGCGTTCGGATTCGGCAGCGCCGCTGGCAGCAGGGCATCCGGAACGGACGGTCTGGAAATTCACTCCACCGAAGATCTCGGCTTGTATCTCACCGCGCCGATGACGGCCAAGGACTCCGATCTGACCGTCAGCGCCGTTCCCGGGGATGTCAAAGCCAACGACGTGCTGATGGTCTGCGATTTCCGCCTCGCCTCTGTGTTCAAGGCGACCAGCGTGGGCGCGAATGCGATCGCGCATGGGAGCGGCGGCAACTGCAGCGCCGGCTTCAGTCGCGAAACCGCGCTGCTGTGCAAGGACGATTCCGCGATTCCCGACGCGTCCTGGCATAGATACGGCGCCAGCGCCATCGTCGTCAGGCCTCATCTGGTGCGCTGGTTCGTCGGCAACAACGACAGCGGGGGCAGATCGCTGTACCGCGCGTTGGTCGATTCCAAGGGGATTCAATCGACGCCGGATGAAGTGGCCGAGGGTGTGAATCAAATGGACCTGACTTATCTCGTGAATGGTCGGACCGATTATCAGCCGGCCGCGTCGATCGCCGCCGCCGACTGGGTCAAGGTCAAGGCCGCGCGCGTGGTGTTGACGCTCGAAAGCGAGCGCAAAAGCGGTGTCGGCAACGAAAGCATCAGCCGCAGCGTCACCGCGGTGCTGGCCATGCGCAATCGAAACCTGTAA
- a CDS encoding pilus assembly PilX family protein, which produces MSSRRSSFAVRSSQKGAALAVIMIMLLVMMLLGLAILRSTMLEERMSAGMYDRGIAFESAERALREAELSVDAAVKNGSLIGRDCSVPTTACPTVPADTYTGGGSACADASGVGCWANASVGDSKVPAAGTPQYYVEFMGRRTSADDMGDVNGNPYEPGSVPQATAAFYRVTARSHDPSKASDRAVVVLQSTLMSY; this is translated from the coding sequence ATGTCATCACGCCGATCTTCGTTCGCCGTTCGTTCCAGTCAGAAAGGCGCGGCCTTGGCCGTCATCATGATCATGCTCCTGGTCATGATGCTGCTCGGGCTCGCCATATTGCGCAGCACCATGCTTGAAGAGCGAATGAGTGCCGGCATGTACGACCGCGGCATCGCGTTCGAGTCGGCCGAGCGCGCATTGCGTGAAGCCGAGTTGTCCGTGGATGCCGCGGTGAAAAACGGCAGCCTGATCGGCAGAGACTGCTCCGTGCCGACAACGGCCTGTCCCACGGTCCCGGCCGATACCTATACCGGTGGCGGCAGCGCGTGCGCGGACGCTTCTGGAGTCGGCTGCTGGGCCAACGCCAGCGTCGGTGATTCCAAAGTGCCCGCCGCGGGTACGCCGCAGTACTACGTCGAATTCATGGGGCGGCGTACCAGTGCCGACGACATGGGCGATGTCAACGGCAACCCATACGAGCCAGGAAGCGTGCCGCAGGCCACAGCCGCCTTTTATCGCGTAACCGCGCGAAGCCACGATCCGTCCAAAGCTTCCGATCGCGCTGTCGTGGTGCTGCAGTCCACCTTGATGAGCTACTGA
- a CDS encoding pilus assembly protein — MRSFGKRCIGRVRDLAPRLAVVLIGVLAALSATPAVSEVPIQSRPLALGNDVPNNLVLVPSVEYPTVNAKANFTMVGDVDVYNTGITYVGYFDSAKCYKYNFAANEKDRFFEPIGVTANHQCSGAQKQWSGNFLNWAVTQTIDPFRKALTGGYRVRDDATQVWLEKARHDNNDYGKDFFPDVGIPAAEIQSVFPASAQWPLRMKVRNLGNKMRFTRDGSGNVDGTNAVSYNPATHTLSGKAGSANDTTIYEVSVRVAVCVNSGAVKPEANCKQYGNAWKPEGLIQKYNDKLRFGIFGYLNDSSPDRDGGVLRARQKYVGPYSYDPVAGPKDNPNKEWDPVTGIQLGAYNNPDPVDATATNTRNNTSVVVNSGVINYLNKFAQTTTNDAKGADNVSELYYAAVRYFRGQDNVPEYTAIPAGQAAKQTDLFPVITDWVNPVQYQCQRNVAVGIGDTYTHLDRNLPGSTKKDSAPAMPPKLAADTMVNVETALGNLFRLEGIGKSPAVTFNPGGNANSGFIAGLAYYSHTKDMQPNMPGMQTLSTYWVDVLPFKVVVKREDNQYYLATKYGGFDVPAGFDPDTRVDPLPDALWTDGDKVGLDNQVNEKRPRNFYVAYQAEQMVSGLTRAFESAGADRRGAAAGLGTNGATLEQGATIYSPTYFNDWHGDLTSYRIDPVTKANIPVWTAGAVVPAPAARKIFANSDGYREFLYDLLSATDKTNLGSGNFSGATAADVVDYLRGVRTKEVSNGGPLRNRGGVLGDFVNSSPVYVGKPSPNQYSYATFAGGGKAYNDFAAAKAARTPLVYVGGNDGMLHGFNAATGVEAYAFVPAAALSIPGGLAGYATPGYPHRYFVDGELTVADVYLGGAWKTVLVGTMGRGGKGVFALDITDPGDIKFLWEKYGAQVPSLGNNLGKPVIAQTANGVWRVLLGNGPNSTDGKAQLVSLDVATGAVSTIDTAVGSDNGLSGVRTWDSNADGFIDSAYAGDFKGNLWKFSNIGTGTAGVTRLFHAVDSGGNAQAITATPLVGRKPDSLETWVFFGTGRFLGGADLSDKSVQTWYGIRDTGTEVAAANLATRKIEYEGALKGKDGKDVEVRVISASKEGDMAGKLGWKLDLVTPSGTAMGERMVVPNLFDGNRLLGISRIPNNSDPCNVGGNGWLMEIDPFTGGRIDSGIFDINGDGKIDGNDAVAGTGNDPSRYPSGKRTDGSLNPVIIIPGKNGNLIEGSNQDDKIEGVPTPVTGLGAKRVAWREILRDG; from the coding sequence ATGAGATCTTTCGGTAAGCGTTGCATCGGGCGTGTTCGCGATCTGGCGCCGCGACTGGCGGTCGTCCTCATTGGCGTGTTGGCCGCGCTCAGCGCGACGCCAGCAGTGTCGGAGGTGCCGATCCAATCCAGGCCGTTGGCGCTGGGTAACGATGTGCCCAACAATCTTGTATTGGTGCCCTCGGTCGAGTATCCCACTGTCAACGCCAAGGCCAACTTCACCATGGTCGGCGACGTGGACGTTTACAATACAGGCATAACGTATGTGGGTTATTTCGATTCCGCCAAGTGTTACAAATACAATTTTGCTGCCAACGAGAAAGATCGTTTTTTCGAGCCGATTGGTGTAACAGCCAATCACCAATGCTCCGGGGCGCAGAAGCAATGGAGCGGAAACTTCTTGAACTGGGCCGTCACCCAGACCATCGATCCGTTCCGTAAGGCGCTGACAGGTGGCTATCGCGTTCGCGACGATGCGACGCAGGTATGGTTGGAAAAGGCGAGGCATGATAATAACGACTACGGCAAGGATTTCTTCCCGGATGTAGGGATTCCGGCTGCCGAGATTCAGAGCGTGTTTCCTGCCAGCGCTCAATGGCCGTTGCGTATGAAGGTGCGTAACCTGGGCAACAAGATGCGCTTCACTCGGGATGGTTCTGGCAACGTCGACGGCACTAATGCGGTTTCTTATAACCCAGCTACACATACCCTCAGCGGAAAGGCCGGTTCGGCCAACGACACGACCATATATGAGGTAAGCGTGCGGGTCGCTGTCTGTGTCAATTCGGGCGCGGTAAAGCCCGAGGCGAATTGCAAGCAATACGGTAACGCGTGGAAGCCGGAAGGCCTGATTCAGAAATATAACGACAAATTGCGTTTCGGCATATTCGGTTATTTGAACGACTCCAGCCCAGATCGCGACGGCGGCGTCCTTCGGGCCAGACAGAAGTACGTTGGGCCGTACAGCTACGATCCCGTGGCGGGGCCGAAGGACAACCCCAATAAAGAGTGGGATCCCGTCACCGGTATACAGCTTGGCGCTTATAATAATCCGGATCCGGTTGACGCAACGGCGACCAATACTCGCAACAACACCAGCGTCGTAGTCAATAGCGGTGTTATCAATTATCTCAACAAGTTCGCGCAGACCACCACCAACGACGCCAAGGGGGCGGATAACGTCAGCGAGCTTTACTATGCGGCGGTGCGGTACTTCAGGGGGCAGGACAATGTTCCCGAATACACCGCTATTCCGGCCGGACAGGCGGCCAAACAGACCGACCTGTTTCCGGTGATCACCGACTGGGTCAATCCGGTCCAGTATCAGTGCCAGCGCAACGTGGCGGTCGGCATCGGCGATACCTATACCCATCTGGATAGAAATCTGCCCGGGTCGACGAAGAAGGATTCAGCCCCGGCCATGCCGCCGAAGTTGGCGGCCGATACGATGGTCAATGTCGAGACCGCGCTTGGAAATTTGTTCAGGCTGGAGGGTATTGGTAAATCGCCCGCGGTCACTTTCAATCCTGGTGGCAATGCCAACTCTGGTTTCATAGCCGGGCTCGCGTATTACTCGCATACCAAGGACATGCAGCCGAACATGCCCGGAATGCAGACCTTGAGTACTTATTGGGTCGATGTTCTTCCCTTTAAGGTGGTGGTGAAACGCGAAGACAATCAGTACTACCTCGCAACTAAATACGGCGGCTTCGATGTGCCGGCGGGATTTGATCCGGATACGCGCGTCGATCCACTCCCGGATGCTTTGTGGACAGATGGCGACAAGGTCGGGCTCGACAATCAGGTGAATGAGAAGCGCCCGCGCAATTTCTACGTGGCCTACCAAGCCGAACAGATGGTGTCCGGCCTGACCCGGGCCTTTGAAAGTGCCGGCGCCGATCGCCGTGGCGCGGCTGCGGGTCTCGGTACCAATGGCGCGACATTGGAGCAGGGTGCGACGATCTATTCGCCGACCTACTTCAATGACTGGCACGGCGATTTGACGTCGTACCGGATCGATCCGGTCACCAAGGCGAACATTCCGGTCTGGACGGCAGGCGCGGTCGTCCCGGCGCCGGCTGCTCGGAAGATATTCGCCAACAGCGACGGCTATCGCGAATTCCTGTACGACCTGTTGTCGGCTACCGACAAGACGAACCTCGGGAGCGGCAACTTCTCGGGTGCGACCGCGGCCGACGTTGTGGACTACCTGCGAGGAGTGCGAACCAAAGAAGTCTCCAATGGCGGCCCCTTGCGCAATCGCGGCGGCGTGCTGGGTGATTTCGTCAACTCGTCGCCGGTTTATGTCGGCAAGCCCTCGCCGAACCAGTACAGCTATGCGACGTTTGCCGGCGGTGGCAAGGCGTATAACGACTTCGCCGCGGCCAAGGCAGCGCGCACGCCGCTCGTGTATGTCGGCGGCAATGACGGCATGTTGCATGGGTTCAATGCGGCCACGGGTGTGGAGGCGTATGCCTTCGTGCCCGCTGCGGCCCTCAGTATCCCGGGTGGTCTGGCCGGGTACGCGACACCCGGTTATCCGCATCGCTATTTCGTGGACGGTGAGCTCACCGTGGCCGACGTCTACCTCGGCGGCGCCTGGAAGACCGTGCTCGTAGGGACCATGGGGCGTGGCGGGAAGGGGGTTTTCGCACTCGACATCACCGATCCGGGCGACATCAAGTTCCTGTGGGAAAAGTACGGCGCGCAGGTCCCGAGCCTGGGCAACAACCTGGGCAAGCCGGTGATCGCGCAGACGGCCAATGGGGTCTGGCGGGTCCTGCTGGGCAACGGTCCCAACAGCACGGACGGAAAGGCGCAATTGGTGAGCTTGGATGTGGCTACGGGGGCAGTGAGCACGATCGATACCGCAGTTGGTTCGGATAACGGCTTGTCCGGTGTGCGGACCTGGGATTCCAACGCAGACGGTTTCATCGACAGCGCCTACGCCGGTGACTTCAAGGGCAATCTGTGGAAGTTCAGCAACATCGGCACCGGCACGGCCGGCGTGACTCGCCTCTTCCACGCGGTGGATTCGGGCGGGAACGCGCAGGCAATCACGGCCACTCCGTTGGTCGGTCGCAAACCGGACTCCCTGGAAACCTGGGTGTTCTTCGGCACCGGGCGGTTTCTGGGTGGCGCCGACCTGAGCGACAAGTCGGTACAGACCTGGTACGGAATCAGGGATACCGGAACCGAGGTGGCCGCCGCGAACCTCGCCACTCGCAAGATCGAGTACGAGGGGGCGCTCAAGGGTAAGGATGGCAAGGATGTCGAAGTCCGCGTGATATCGGCTTCGAAGGAGGGCGATATGGCCGGAAAATTGGGCTGGAAACTCGACCTGGTCACGCCCTCGGGAACCGCGATGGGTGAGCGAATGGTGGTTCCCAACCTGTTCGATGGCAATCGCCTGCTGGGCATCAGTCGGATTCCGAACAACAGCGATCCATGCAACGTCGGCGGCAACGGTTGGTTGATGGAAATCGACCCGTTCACCGGTGGGCGGATCGACTCCGGGATTTTCGACATCAACGGCGATGGAAAAATAGATGGTAATGACGCTGTGGCGGGAACCGGGAATGATCCATCGAGGTATCCGTCCGGAAAACGTACCGACGGCTCGTTGAACCCGGTCATCATCATTCCCGGCAAGAACGGCAACTTGATCGAGGGTTCCAATCAAGACGACAAGATCGAAGGTGTGCCGACACCGGTCACGGGGTTGGGCGCCAAACGAGTCGCGTGGCGAGAAATCCTGCGGGATGGATAG